From a single Microbacterium murale genomic region:
- a CDS encoding UDP-glucose dehydrogenase family protein, whose protein sequence is MRLSVIGCGYLGAVHAAAMASIGHEVVGIDVDSRKIDALSAGTAPFFEPGLPEILDDGIRSGRLSFSTDISAAAGAAVHFIGVGTPQQAGGHAADLTHVNAAIDSLLPHLAQGDIVAGKSTVPVGTAAELAPRIADAGATLVWNPEFLREGWAVQDTVDPDRLVAGVPAGATGERAAAILREVYHPAIAKGTPFIVTDYATSELVKVSANAFLATKISFINAMAEIAEVTGADVTQLADAIGYDARIGRRFLGAGIGFGGGCLPKDIRAFAARAEELGRGESVNFLREVDAINLRRRDRAVQLVVDGLGGRVFGKKVTMLGAAFKPFSDDVRDSPALDVAVRLNGLGAKVVVTDPQAIENARRLHPQLTYVDARDDAIRDADAVVMVTEWDEYRRELTPEHASSLTAGRVVVDARNGFDAAAWRAAGWKYFGMGRP, encoded by the coding sequence GTCGACTCCCGCAAGATCGACGCGCTGTCTGCGGGCACAGCGCCGTTCTTCGAACCGGGGCTGCCGGAGATCCTCGACGACGGCATCCGTTCCGGTCGCCTGTCGTTCTCGACAGACATCTCCGCGGCGGCCGGCGCGGCCGTGCACTTCATCGGCGTCGGCACCCCGCAGCAGGCCGGCGGCCACGCGGCAGATCTCACGCATGTGAACGCTGCGATCGACTCGCTGCTCCCCCACCTGGCGCAGGGCGACATCGTCGCCGGCAAGTCGACGGTTCCGGTGGGCACTGCTGCTGAGCTCGCTCCGAGGATCGCGGATGCCGGTGCCACGCTGGTGTGGAACCCGGAGTTCCTTCGCGAGGGCTGGGCAGTGCAGGACACGGTCGATCCCGATCGTCTTGTCGCCGGAGTTCCAGCCGGAGCGACGGGCGAGCGCGCGGCAGCCATCCTGCGCGAGGTGTATCACCCGGCCATCGCCAAGGGCACACCGTTCATCGTCACGGACTATGCGACTTCAGAGCTCGTGAAGGTCTCGGCGAATGCCTTCCTCGCCACGAAGATCTCCTTCATCAACGCGATGGCCGAGATCGCCGAGGTCACCGGCGCCGACGTCACCCAGCTCGCCGATGCGATCGGCTATGACGCGCGCATAGGACGCCGCTTTCTCGGCGCGGGAATCGGGTTCGGTGGCGGATGCCTGCCGAAGGACATCCGTGCGTTCGCCGCGCGCGCAGAAGAGCTCGGCCGCGGCGAATCGGTGAACTTCCTGCGAGAAGTCGACGCGATCAATCTGCGCCGTCGTGATCGCGCCGTGCAGCTGGTCGTCGACGGACTCGGCGGTCGCGTGTTCGGCAAGAAGGTGACGATGCTGGGCGCTGCGTTCAAGCCGTTCAGCGACGATGTGCGCGATTCGCCGGCGCTGGATGTCGCCGTGCGTTTGAACGGCCTCGGCGCGAAGGTAGTGGTGACCGATCCGCAGGCGATCGAGAACGCTCGGCGTCTTCACCCGCAACTGACGTACGTCGACGCCAGAGACGATGCGATCCGTGATGCGGATGCGGTCGTCATGGTGACGGAGTGGGACGAGTACCGGCGCGAATTGACGCCGGAGCACGCCTCGTCGCTCACGGCGGGCCGTGTGGTGGTGGATGCCCGCAACGGATTCGATGCCGCCGCCTGGCGCGCGGCCGGCTGGAAGTACTTCGGGATGGGGCGGCCGTGA